Genomic DNA from Antennarius striatus isolate MH-2024 chromosome 16, ASM4005453v1, whole genome shotgun sequence:
CACCAAAAATGCTTGAATTGATACAGGAAAGTTGAGCATTTTACAGAATCTAAATTCTGTGCATTTCATTCTGTATCACCATGAATCACAGATTCCTGGACATAACACACACTATGTAATGTCAGtatgatgacatgatgacatcaaaCTACATAACAATGTCTCCTTATTCATTGGTCCAGGCTACCTAATCCATAAGAGTATTCCATCATCAGGAGTCCTCAATGAACAATGAACAAGAATTACATTAATGAATGACCTTAGCATGAACAGGCAGCATGGAGGTGCATGGCAAAGAACCGACCAAGACGCACAGACAATAAGTACAGACATGAATGGACTCTAAACTGACTAGATTCAAAGttttaacagaaaaatactCACAATTATATACATGTGATATGACCCTAAATACATCATCCAGATTCTGTTTATGATCCGGACCAGGATGCAGTTTTGTGTGGAGATAAAACATCTGTCTAGACCTTATtttggtttgtctgtttgttttacatCGACCTGGAACACTATTAAAACAAAGGCCCTATTAAGAATCCATTCATACCTgcaaaaccaaccaaccaaccaaccaaccaaccaaccaaccaaccaaccaaccaaccaaagtCCTCCAACTCTCTTAGGTGAAGGTACAAACCTGAAATAATATTTCTCCAGTGTTACTGGTTACTAAGCACTTGAAACTCTTATCCACTTAGTTGCCATGGAAACCTTCTTGGCTATCAGAGCTGTCATGTAAACGTTAACCGTGGAAGCCGTATGAGGCCCATCCCATCCAAACGTCTGCAGGTTGAATAAAAAGTGACAAACGAGGAGAGTGACGGCTTTTTAATTTACCCGGAACTGAGACGAGTTTCTGCAGCTCCGTCTTCAGCCTTGTGATTTCTCTGCAGAGCTGAATGTCATCCATCCTGAGAGGACACAGTACAAAGTAAATTGGCTTCTTTTATGCAAAGCTTCTCTTTTCTACTGATTATTCAATCATCCATTCACATGTGTTCACACACCGCTGCCAGATGGAAATCGTTTGTATCCCAGCCCAACACAATATGTGTGTCACAGAATGATGCAAACGACCATCAGGAGCAATTTGTTGTTCAGCGTTTTCACCGGGGACACTCTGACACGGAACCGGAGTTGGTGATCGAACCACTAACCTCCAAATTATGTGGATGACCCAGTCTATTTCCTGAgtcaaaataagataaaaagcaCAAGGAATCATTCTGAACGGAAAaccagagaaaaacacacaacagtttGTGTCCCTCGCTTAAGGCAGGCATCAGTGTGAAATTGTGCGTGCTCATGAAAGAGAATATATAACACTGGGTCTGGAATTCTGGATGGGATGATTGTATAGCTGGTGATTTTACTGTCAGAGATAACACCAGTGTATTGTCCTCTGTGAAGGAATAAGGCCAGACAGCATCAGATCTCATTTCACCATCTGATGCTCCTGTGCATTTGACAACatcagccgtgtgtgtgtgtacgtgtgtgtgtgtgtatgtgtgtgtgtgtcggtgcaTCTGGGAGATGCTATTACAGAGACAACGAAAAGTGGAAACTGATATTTACTTTGTTggtgtgataaaaaaaaaggctacattTCAGCGCAGATGTGTCAGGATGACTCACAGGAGCGTTTATACACCCCTCATTTCATTCTGAACAATGAAACTACCGCCACCGagacaacatttaaaatgacaatgtCTCCAGCGCTCATGTTTACCCTTATTGAGGACTCTGTCAAGACAAGACAAATATTCCAATTCCTTTCCTAAAATTTGTGTTAATCTGTAAAATAGACAAACTGATGCTGATAAAACACAACCTCCTGGACGGAGATAACAACTAGGAAGACTGGAGATGTGGAATTACTCAGCCCAGCTCTGTCCAGAGGTAACAAATCCAGCAGCTGTAACGAAACGTCCTGTCCCATTAAAGTGTGCAGCCAGCTGTTTCCAGTCTTTGTGTTAAGCTGAGCTGACCGGCTGCTGGCTTACTCAAACACATGCGAGTGGTATTGATCTCTTCTTTCTGCCAGGAGGCAAAAAAAGTCTGCAGCTCCAACTGTCCTCATGAATCCTCTAAGACAGTGAcccccaacccccgggtcgCAGAcaggtaccggtccgtgggttgATTGGTACCTGGCCACACAGAATGAATccacaattttacattatttctgttttattaattatCTGATTTTGAacggtgttttgttttggaaaaattACCAGATTCTCTTCTCCACATCCGTCTACGATTCACTCTTGGATGTGAGGATGCTGCAAAATAGCAGTTTTTATGCTGGCGGTATCattatattttgttgtatttgtccaCCACTCTTAAAGGCTAgtcaatgaaaatattgtctgatggtaaatcaatcaatgaagaTATGTGTTCAGAGTGTTTCACCAATTTGCAGCCAACTGGTTGGTCTGGTTACAGTTATCGTATTATTTGTGCAATCCTATGCATATTTCCTACGATGCATTCTCacaaaaatgatctttttttctATCTGGGTGATAAATGACTGCTTTCATATGAATCCTTTTCTTGGTTTACAAAATTTCTCCACATGGGCTGAACTTCATCCCTTCATTCCACGTCTGTGTTGCAGTTGCGGTACAAGTCAACAGAGTGGGACCCGTGGAAAGGATGTCTGTGTTGCAGATGATGGGACAGAAGAGCTTGACTGTatgcatgaagaagaagatcacACAATGGAGGGAGGTCTCACGTGTGTCAGTATTCAGTCAGATACACTATCAGTGTGTTTAAGAGCTGTTAACTGTTGACCTTACATGTATCTCAGCTTGGATTCCCTCCGCACCAGGATGTCTCTAATCCGCTCGATTTTGCAAAGCTCTCCTTCAATGCCCTCGATGGTAAATGAGGAATCGGCCATCGAAATTACATCCTCAGCTGGAAGACagggaagacatgaaaacaagaTTTGGGTCtgacaatttttatttatttatttatttcgttTAATTGGGTTTTTAATTTGACTTCAAACAGGACAAAAatggtcaaataaaattaaagaaagaaagaatatattgaaaaaaattgacCCTGAATAGATTTCAGGTGAAAAAGACAATTCATGAAACATGACTTTATAGTTCTGTTACCAGAACCAACACTTTTATAATGagcaattttttaaagaaacttgCCCTGATGTTCATTCAGAATATATATAACCATTAAAATTGCCCCCAACTCCTCACCACCCACCTCGCACTCCTCTCTGGGAGCGATGACTCATCTGGCACAGCTCGAATACTCTTTTAATTACCTGACCTTGTGTGAAAACACatcacaaccacacacactgaAACCACCAGGGATATCACTGCTGCACAAACACTCAACCTTCCttagactcacacacacacacacacacacacacacacatacacatacacacacacacagatgaatgaaGTTGATTCCACAACttcattcatctgtgtgtttttcatgcacATTGATTGATCTGATCTGCTCAGAGCCTCTAGACGCTCTTGAGGTCAACCACGGGGTTCATGCGCTCTACAATAGAGAGagctataaaataaatgtgaggagtatttgtgtgtgttctcactgaTAAAATGTACTGCCTGTTCAGGGATAACGATGGAGATGGACTAACCGTAGAAACATAATGCTGCTAAATTCAATTTTTCAGCCTTCGTGTGACAAAAATATGATCATTTCAAGTCCGATCTGAGTCGTTTTTATAAACAGATATCTGATCCGTGGTGGTGAGACGTGAACAGTCAGATTGGAAGTTATTTTTGCATCAATGCATGGCAGACTGATGCTGTCATCAGTCTGCAATGGCACAATGATCAAACcagcagagagaggagatgaTGACTATACAGATCAGAGACCTCCAGAGCAAAACATCTGACGTACGTTCACTTCCAGTTTTAAAGATTCTTCTCcctggaagtttttttttcttttttttttcgtatATGTAGAAACATATTTAGACTCTTGATAGTTCAGTTCATCAAAACTGCATCTGAattgacattttaaagacatttgaaagacattttaaaaactggGTTTGGAGGAATTGTGACGTCACAATCCACTATTTTCAGCCCTAATTGGGATAACAataaggaccccccccccacttcagaATCCTATCTACAGCCCTGGTCACAGATAACTTCACCTCGAACATCCGCTGGGAGCTGAAGCTCACTTCATCAGCTGGAGGTTGAtgacgtgacacacacacacatacacacacacatacacacacacacacacacacaccgttcaTTGATGACGTCACATCATAACGTCTGTCTAATCAAGCATGGATTCAGTTCAGCCGCTCAAACTCACCTGATTTGTCCGTCTTTCCCGAAGAGCCTTGCTGTTTGGAGGATTTTCTCTCGTTGTCCATGTTATGAAACGCTCCTCTAGTCTGATAATATCTCTAAAGAAatgttacaattttttttttgttgaattaatgCCACGGTCTTGTCTGATCCGACGCAGCACCGGTGTCAGGTGTGGAGGAATAGAACGGGAGCGCAGCATCCGATTGATGCCGAGGTGGATGTCAGCGCGGAGCGGATGAAGCAGCCGGTTTGTGCTCCAGGGCGCCACCTGCTGACGGACCGCGGtgagacacatacacacacacacaccagccggGTCCGAACGAGCACTGCACAAAATCTAGTGTCATGAAACCTGTCAGGAGGGTCGGACATGTGACTGGGAAGAAGTCAGTACATGATTTAACGgatctggattttatttatttaaccttatAGAAGATGCTGTTTCCAGCAACTCCATCTATTACACAAACTGATGGATGGGAATGAAACTTGGTGAATTCAACAAGGATCAACCTGTTCAGTTCTGGAGTGGATCATGCCAAACAGGTGGATTCAGaaactgttttaaatttttagtAAAATTGTGAGTTGTGTTTTCAACATTTGATTTTTCACCTTTACTAAAACCTGAGAATGTTTTACTGAGCTTGGATTACAGTCCAAATTCAGTCAAGTAGATTAGCTACTAGTTGGTCCCAGTGGCTTCAAAGTCATTTTACTGCTGCAGAATTTTTGATATAGTTTTAACCACTATGTATGCCTTCTGGTTGATTCAAATACAAAGATGCCTCTGTAAgattattaaatatttgtccATTGTCTTTATCAAAATCAATAAACTCTACTGAAGTCTCCATGTTCTTATTTAATGGTTTATTATTCTTAGTACATAGAAGAATCCATCAACCCATGAGTCAGAAAACAGCAGCATGTCCACAGAGAATCGACCCTTCTCTCATAAATTTTCCATCGCACCCGATCGGGTTTGGCTATGGATGACATGATTTCATGCATCCGGTCCCTCGAGGACCTTGCCAGATGTTGGGGGGAATGTCAGTGAGCATCTATCTGCATGCAAGACCTGCCACAGTCCCACAACCAGGGACCACTCACATCCATCATCCATGCATCCTTGGCTGCGTGCACCAATATGACCAGGGCGTTAACACAACACAAAAGCAGAGGTGTTTGAAGAGGGTGACGGCATAATTCAGATTACAGAATATAATCTGAATATAAACAGAATATAAACAGAATATAAAAACCAGAAGAGTCCATGCTACTCCcaaaacagatgtttttatttaaaatttgaagAAAGGTTCATTTCCGGAATGAATATTAATTGCATATAACCATGAGATTCTTGAGTCTCATGTCAGGTCAGCAGCTGATTCTGCTGGCAGGACTTGCTTGCACTTCACAGTATTCAGTATTCTGCAACAGGTTTTTAAAGACCTgctagtacaacacaggcacaGAGATGGAATAAAGACACGTCCATTAAGGTGATGTCAAAGGATGAAAGTGGAGTGTGTGGAATCCAGGAAACCCCGGTCTGAGTGGAGATTGTTGCAGAACAGGTCAGAGTTGATTGTGAGTTACACTCCGCAGCTCAGTTTGAAATACAGagcaaacaaacacttcctgatacaaaagcaaacacacacgaCCTCTGGTTGTTCACATGCATCTGATCACACACAACGTTACAGCTCACTGTGCTGCAaactgttttaatgtcctgCACATAAAGGCGGATTGTTTAACAGGCAGGAAGACAGTATCAGATAAACAGAAGCTGAGTCGGGTTCAGCCACACCTTGTGTACACGTTGTGTGTTAACACGTATACGTCGATGGCTGCAGCCATTCTACTATCACGATGCTCCCAGTAGTCTGTGGAATTTATGCGGCGCTCCTCCGGCCCACCTAttattctgctgctgtttgttttatgtaaatgtttttatgcaaAGGCTCAGGTGGCCCCGGAGATGAAGTCCCATGAGCGCACCTTATCTCCAGACTGATGAAATGTCAAGCAGGATGCAGATGTCACAACACGGCATTATGATGCAAAAGAGCAGGAAAGAGTTAACGGTCAGGTTTGAATTGAACCTGTCAGAGGAGGATGCCAACAGTCCGGCACCGCTGATGAAGACTGACGCGTCTATAAATGTGAGTGATAATTAGGGTTTCCGTGTTGATGTTATTTGTGACGTGATTTCCATCTGCTGCTGCCTTCGAGTGTCACCGCGCTCTCACAGCAGAGCTCTGTGGTTTGTTCTCCTTCCatagttgttgttgcttttgtcGTCCTCCATGGCTTTATCCAGCCAGTCTCTCTCCTGCTCAGACTCGGAGTCGCTGGCTTCACTGGCATCTGCTGCCAGAAGGCGGGAGTAGTTAATCCTGCGCTGGCGAGGGGCTTTCCACTGGAGCaggaccagacacacacaccagagcgcCAGACCCGCCGCCATTCCTCTGAACAACCACGCCAGCCCGAACCGCTGAGCCACTAATCCCCCAATAAAGCTCCCCAACCCCTTCCCCAGGTGGAGGGAAAGTTCCGTGTAGACCCTCCTCACGCTCCTCTCTGCCCCCGGCGTGGCCACGTCCTCACACTGGAGGGTCACGGCCCACCAGAGGGCTCCGCTGCTGAAGCAGCTCAGCGCCTGAGCGGGCAGCGCCGCCCACGGCCCCCAGAGGAAGGAGTAATAGATGCACTGCAGCCCGAGGCAGACGGCCCCCGCGGCCAGCACCCGTCCCGTGCTGAGGAGCCTGGACACCCCGCCGCTCAGCAGAGGGAAGCCGGCCTGCGAGAGCAGAGCGAGGGCGAGAGAAAGCCCCATGTGCAACTCGTCGCTGCCGTGATCCTGCATCTGCCACAGCAGGAAGTCGTCCACGGCGGAGCCCGCTACCCCCACGAGCAGGGTGGTCACGACGCAGAGCAGCGCCTGAGGGGAGCCTCGCACCAGCTGCAGGGCTTTCAGGAGCCCGCCGGTGCGATCTCGCTTCTTATTCAGGTGGAGAGGGAGGTAGATCGCCGCGGGAAACGCCACGGCCACCACGGCAGCGTAACAGTAGAAATGCACCGCGCCCCTGGGGGTCTGCCCGGCGATGAGGCAGCTCAGCTGGCTGACCAGCACCCCCACGCCTCCCACGCCGAAGGCTGCACCCAGTAAATCAGACAACCCAGCGCTCCTGTATCGGTCCGAAGCGTCTGCATAGTCTAGGTAGTCGTACAGGCCGTCGTCCGCCGTCCACTCCAGGGGGGCCGCCGCCACCTCCCACAGGA
This window encodes:
- the mfsd6l gene encoding major facilitator superfamily domain-containing protein 6-like, producing MARNKQIDIKHALALAGTFHFLRRCSTACLLPFFTLYLRQLGLTPAMTGIVMGTKHLITLVWSPLASLLAKHYNKRRAAIICSLVCSTAVVLVLLLIPPTDVDAQTATCNASDLSSASTPNQANSLRPDVTNPSLQINAGAAAAPRTTPLNKLKGDETSVRPSQAYASVDDRGRITDSAAAPVRSKRSESGEPQAGRGFLGSLNALDTQHQVFFLVLFTVILWEVAAAPLEWTADDGLYDYLDYADASDRYRSAGLSDLLGAAFGVGGVGVLVSQLSCLIAGQTPRGAVHFYCYAAVVAVAFPAAIYLPLHLNKKRDRTGGLLKALQLVRGSPQALLCVVTTLLVGVAGSAVDDFLLWQMQDHGSDELHMGLSLALALLSQAGFPLLSGGVSRLLSTGRVLAAGAVCLGLQCIYYSFLWGPWAALPAQALSCFSSGALWWAVTLQCEDVATPGAERSVRRVYTELSLHLGKGLGSFIGGLVAQRFGLAWLFRGMAAGLALWCVCLVLLQWKAPRQRRINYSRLLAADASEASDSESEQERDWLDKAMEDDKSNNNYGRRTNHRALL